The Puniceicoccaceae bacterium genome includes a region encoding these proteins:
- a CDS encoding phosphoribosylaminoimidazolesuccinocarboxamide synthase → MNCLTNVRTPQLHKIHSGKVRESFRVDASSRLIVATDRISSFDFVLNTPIPGKGAVLNSLAAYWFENTRDIIDNHFIKCVDPQASLVMEARPFPVEMIVRGYLTGSAWRGYQSGRREVSGVAIPDGMTVNQAFPNPIVTPTTKEKNDREISPQGLFEEGWVTEPIYRKMEAAALALFERGSQMLAERGIILVDTKYEFGMIGEDLVLIDEIHTPDSSRFWSREDYEKAPASAEQLDKEYVRSYLLNNKVDGKYRLDLPEEVVTETTRRYEAIYEMITGQALQAARYDVRSRLHHNLVKAGIIKDGYIAIIMGSPGDVDHCKQLKSIIEKYEVRGELRVVSAHKNGERLPEVTADLNQSIEPVAVIAVAGRSNGLGGALAANLSVPVFSCPPFADRTDLMVNINSSLLMPSATPGATVVDPKNAALVALRSLSLPRLRERFTSEIADMKAELAEADARLKNP, encoded by the coding sequence ATGAACTGCCTGACAAACGTAAGAACTCCGCAACTCCACAAAATCCACTCCGGCAAAGTCCGCGAAAGTTTCCGAGTGGATGCATCCAGTCGACTCATCGTTGCGACGGATCGCATTTCGAGCTTTGACTTTGTGCTCAACACCCCGATTCCCGGGAAAGGAGCGGTGCTCAATTCGCTGGCTGCCTACTGGTTTGAGAATACGAGGGACATCATTGACAACCATTTCATCAAGTGTGTGGATCCGCAGGCCTCATTGGTGATGGAGGCACGTCCGTTTCCGGTCGAGATGATTGTGCGTGGGTATTTGACTGGTTCGGCCTGGCGCGGATACCAGAGCGGTCGTCGTGAAGTGTCGGGCGTGGCAATTCCGGATGGAATGACGGTCAATCAAGCCTTCCCGAATCCCATTGTCACTCCTACAACCAAGGAGAAGAACGACCGTGAAATCAGTCCGCAGGGTCTCTTCGAAGAAGGATGGGTGACCGAACCCATCTACCGCAAGATGGAAGCGGCCGCACTGGCCTTGTTCGAGCGTGGCAGCCAGATGCTCGCCGAGCGTGGGATCATCCTTGTGGATACGAAATATGAATTTGGCATGATCGGGGAGGATCTCGTGCTGATTGATGAGATTCATACGCCGGATTCTTCGCGCTTCTGGTCGCGTGAGGATTATGAGAAAGCACCCGCCAGCGCAGAGCAGCTCGACAAGGAATACGTGCGCAGCTATCTGCTCAACAACAAGGTGGATGGCAAATACCGGCTCGACCTCCCCGAAGAGGTGGTTACGGAAACCACGCGGCGCTATGAAGCGATCTATGAGATGATCACGGGGCAGGCGCTGCAAGCTGCTCGCTATGACGTGCGCTCCCGATTGCACCACAATCTGGTGAAGGCCGGGATCATCAAGGATGGCTACATCGCCATCATCATGGGATCTCCGGGAGATGTAGATCACTGCAAGCAGCTGAAATCGATCATTGAGAAGTATGAGGTGCGCGGTGAACTTCGGGTTGTTTCTGCCCACAAAAACGGCGAACGCCTGCCGGAAGTCACTGCCGACCTGAACCAATCCATCGAACCGGTTGCGGTGATTGCGGTTGCAGGGCGGTCGAACGGATTGGGCGGTGCCTTGGCGGCAAACCTGTCGGTCCCCGTTTTCAGCTGTCCTCCCTTTGCCGACCGAACCGATCTGATGGTCAACATCAACTCCTCACTGCTCATGCCATCGGCTACTCCGGGAGCGACTGTGGTTGACCCGAAAAATGCGGCATTGGTGGCACTTCGCAGCCTGAGCCTGCCGCGTCTGCGTGAGCGTTTCACCAGTGAAATTGCGGACATGAAGGCGGAACTGGCCGAAGCCGATGCGCGCCTGAAGAATCCGTAA
- a CDS encoding metalloregulator ArsR/SmtB family transcription factor: MTLATTTLSALSNPQRLHILCHLVQCGELSVSALQERLDLSQSALSQHLARLRLIGLVETRKEKQAVFYRVAREDVSRILSLLHDLYCRTD, encoded by the coding sequence ATCACCCTAGCAACGACCACCCTGAGCGCGTTGAGCAACCCTCAGCGTCTGCACATCCTTTGTCATCTGGTGCAGTGCGGCGAACTGTCCGTGAGTGCATTGCAGGAGCGTCTGGATTTGAGTCAGTCCGCACTCTCCCAGCACTTGGCGCGGCTGCGATTGATCGGACTTGTGGAGACTCGCAAGGAAAAACAGGCGGTTTTTTATCGAGTGGCACGTGAGGATGTATCGCGCATTCTCTCCTTGCTTCACGACCTGTATTGCCGGACGGACTGA
- a CDS encoding DUF2892 domain-containing protein, whose product MNIDRAVMIFAGSVILLSLLLAHFVSPWWLWLTAFAGVNMIQSAFTGFCPPAMLFRKLGMKGGCAFRGKEN is encoded by the coding sequence ATGAACATCGACCGTGCCGTAATGATTTTTGCCGGAAGCGTTATTCTACTCAGCCTTCTGCTCGCCCACTTCGTCAGCCCCTGGTGGCTGTGGCTCACCGCCTTCGCCGGTGTCAACATGATCCAGTCCGCCTTCACCGGCTTTTGCCCGCCCGCGATGCTGTTTCGAAAGCTGGGCATGAAGGGCGGGTGTGCGTTCAGGGGTAAGGAAAACTAA
- a CDS encoding TolC family protein, with amino-acid sequence MKPRFFLPLVALGMLQLQASWTLEHTVSYALEHNPDLQIASESIEAAAAKIEQARSAYRPQIQIESSYTRTNLPLHAFGSILNQGVFDFGLDFNDPGEVDNLNVTGSVALSLYEGGARGARLKAAEHSFLASEHQRQAVRQQITFAVIQAWNQIIQAKEFVASQRSNLHAFETSLEIAQQQFDAGKFLKIEVLNLEVQVARAREGLLNAEHRLELAREALLNLMGSDDSSLLDHIDPTAEAAATDTDTAALEPQTRPELEAMQARVSAAERNLRAVEAGKAPTIQAFANYQLNQGYELDGDGNHWMAGISLNYNLYSGGLRENRIREAKALLRQASSQLRKLELSIELDQRNALIAWRNAVEAAQVTSKMVESAEESASLSRSRFESGVILSSELIDVENRLTEARMHRAYAISQVAIAKANLNRAYGYL; translated from the coding sequence ATGAAACCACGATTCTTCCTTCCGCTTGTCGCACTCGGAATGCTTCAACTCCAGGCCTCCTGGACCCTGGAGCACACGGTGAGCTACGCGCTTGAGCACAATCCCGATCTCCAGATCGCATCCGAATCCATTGAGGCGGCTGCAGCCAAAATTGAGCAGGCACGCTCCGCCTATCGGCCTCAGATACAGATCGAGTCAAGCTACACACGCACCAACCTTCCGCTGCATGCGTTCGGTTCGATTCTCAATCAGGGAGTGTTTGATTTTGGCTTGGATTTCAACGACCCCGGCGAGGTTGACAATCTGAATGTCACAGGCTCCGTCGCCCTTTCCCTCTATGAGGGTGGAGCACGCGGTGCCCGGCTCAAAGCGGCAGAGCATTCCTTTCTCGCATCGGAACATCAGCGCCAGGCCGTGCGACAGCAAATCACCTTTGCCGTGATTCAGGCTTGGAATCAGATCATCCAGGCCAAGGAGTTTGTCGCCAGTCAGCGCAGCAATCTCCACGCATTTGAAACCAGTCTGGAGATCGCACAGCAACAGTTCGACGCCGGAAAATTTCTCAAAATCGAGGTCCTTAACCTGGAAGTCCAGGTCGCCCGGGCACGTGAGGGTCTGCTCAACGCAGAGCATCGCCTCGAGCTGGCCCGTGAAGCTCTGCTCAACCTGATGGGCAGTGACGACTCCTCGCTGCTGGATCACATCGACCCCACCGCAGAGGCGGCAGCCACTGACACCGACACCGCAGCACTCGAGCCACAGACTCGACCCGAGCTCGAAGCCATGCAGGCCCGGGTGAGCGCAGCCGAGCGCAACCTGCGCGCGGTGGAAGCGGGCAAGGCTCCAACAATTCAGGCATTTGCAAACTATCAGCTCAACCAGGGTTACGAACTCGATGGGGACGGAAACCACTGGATGGCGGGAATCTCTCTCAACTACAACCTCTACAGCGGTGGCCTTCGTGAAAACCGCATCCGCGAAGCCAAAGCCCTCCTGCGCCAGGCCAGCAGTCAGCTGCGCAAACTCGAACTCAGCATCGAACTCGATCAGCGCAATGCGCTCATCGCCTGGCGCAATGCTGTGGAAGCAGCCCAGGTCACTTCCAAAATGGTCGAAAGCGCCGAGGAGAGTGCGTCACTCTCCCGCAGTCGTTTTGAATCCGGTGTCATTCTCTCGTCCGAGTTAATCGACGTGGAAAACCGTCTCACCGAAGCCCGCATGCACCGCGCCTACGCCATCAGCCAGGTTGCCATTGCCAAGGCAAATCTCAACCGCGCCTACGGTTATCTCTGA
- a CDS encoding efflux RND transporter periplasmic adaptor subunit, whose protein sequence is MKTSQKTFTLLSLTSLAALLSSCSSGHDTQHEKTHSQREPVSIRTTISKVETVRLVSETTGTIRARNRASIAPKVTGEIAAIHVVTGQKVSRQELLVNISALEITSKLQSAQANVDKVRRDLLREEDLLVSGASTPELVNDLRDQLRIAEAMASEAQTMLSYTEIRAPFDGYITRKYAHEGDLAMPGQPLLEIEDLTSLRVEADLPEILGVQVELGMQLEIEVTGLDPTLTGTVEEIAPAADPRSRTFPVKISLPANDAVRSGQFAKVHIPTREVQAVLVDHEAIDRWGQMERVFVVEEGHLRMRIVKTSARHGDQIEVISGLQGGESLAIRVDAPLFDGSPVR, encoded by the coding sequence ATGAAAACTTCGCAAAAAACGTTCACGCTGCTCTCCCTGACTTCACTGGCTGCCCTGCTCTCCAGCTGCAGCAGCGGACACGACACCCAACACGAAAAGACCCATTCCCAGCGGGAACCGGTTTCCATCCGCACGACCATTTCCAAAGTTGAAACGGTGCGCCTCGTCAGCGAAACCACGGGCACGATCCGCGCCCGGAACCGCGCTTCCATCGCACCCAAGGTGACTGGAGAAATCGCGGCAATCCATGTCGTTACCGGTCAGAAGGTCAGTCGCCAGGAACTGCTCGTCAACATCTCTGCACTGGAGATCACTTCCAAACTGCAATCCGCTCAGGCCAATGTCGACAAGGTGCGTCGCGATCTGCTCCGGGAGGAGGACTTGCTTGTCTCGGGTGCCAGCACTCCAGAGCTGGTCAACGATCTGCGCGATCAGCTGCGCATCGCCGAGGCCATGGCCTCAGAAGCGCAAACCATGCTGTCCTATACCGAAATCCGGGCACCTTTTGATGGATACATCACCCGAAAATACGCCCATGAGGGCGACCTGGCCATGCCAGGCCAACCACTGCTCGAAATTGAGGATCTCACATCCCTGCGCGTCGAAGCCGATCTGCCCGAGATCCTCGGAGTGCAGGTGGAGCTTGGCATGCAGCTCGAAATCGAAGTGACCGGGCTTGACCCCACACTGACCGGCACCGTCGAAGAAATTGCACCTGCAGCCGATCCGCGCTCCCGCACGTTTCCTGTGAAAATCTCGCTGCCCGCAAACGATGCCGTGCGTTCGGGTCAATTTGCCAAGGTGCACATCCCCACCCGCGAAGTACAGGCCGTGCTGGTGGATCACGAAGCAATCGACCGTTGGGGACAAATGGAACGTGTGTTTGTAGTGGAGGAGGGTCACCTGCGCATGCGCATTGTGAAGACCAGTGCACGTCACGGGGATCAGATTGAAGTGATCTCAGGACTACAGGGAGGAGAATCCCTGGCCATCCGGGTGGACGCTCCCTTGTTTGACGGCAGTCCCGTTCGCTAA
- a CDS encoding efflux RND transporter permease subunit, which yields MHTQNSKSRAFCAAGRIASMFIDSRLTPIAIIASILMGVFAVMMLPREEEPQIKVPMVDVMVQMPGANVQEVEKRVTSPMEKLLWEIPGVEYVYSTSMPGASMVIVRFEVGSDLEASLIKLNQKLETNFDRIPKGVSPPLIKPHTIDDVPIASLTLHGENYDHYTLRRVAAMLEDQIKRIDDVSETRIIGGNRRQVRVMLDPARLASRNLSPQELVQRLQASNQQSHSGSLVAADEVVLMQTGHFYQSTREVERTVVGVFGDKPVYLEEVASVIDGPEEPRDYVLHGTADSVEPAVTISIAKRPGANAVWVVKSIVEKVDSLKGDLIPLDMEVTLTRDYGETAAEKSNELLLHMGIAVFGVAVLILFFLGWRESIVVLLAIPSTLALTLLVFYLYGYTLNRITLFALIFSIGILVDDAIVVVENIVRHVRMPSSRNKPILEIALEAVDEVGNPTILATWAVIAAILPMAFVGGLMGPYMRPIPIGASAAMFFSMIIAFSVTPWAAVKVLGRHLSSQKGQSDSADGEDHAPDDWSTRLYHRVMDPLLAKPVWRWSFLGVITLLLLGAMSMVGTGMVTLKMLPFDNKSEFQIILNSPEGTTLEQTAAVAKEIADAIKNEPEVVNYQIYAGTAAPFNFNGLVRHYFARSGPTVADIQVNLSAKHHRKQQSHDIATRIRPAVEAVASKHGIAVAIAEVPPGPPVLQTLVAEIYGPSHESRVALASEVKRILEEETGVVDVDWYVESAQRKLEFVIHKEKAAQNGISQQDLTQTLQLATSGYPADLLHLPSEQEDVQIIFELPRDQRSRAHDLLNLQIRSSQHPQSPLVPVSELVEIRESWTESYRYHKNLKPVIYVTADVSGGSESPAYSIFSINERLKELSAKDFGGTGDAIQLYNLNHPFSESEPSIKWDGEWHITLEVFRDLGIAFAIVLILIYMLMVGWFKNYLTPLVVMVAIPFSLVGILPAHWAMGAYFTATSMIGFMAGAGIVVRNSIILVDFIELRMQHGLPLAEAVVEAGAIRFRPMLLTALAVVVGASVILADPIFQGLAISLMFGEIASLLISRMAVPVIYFMVNRKGHA from the coding sequence ATGCATACACAAAACAGCAAATCCAGGGCTTTCTGCGCCGCCGGGCGAATCGCCTCGATGTTCATCGATTCGCGGCTGACCCCTATTGCCATCATTGCATCCATCCTCATGGGCGTGTTTGCGGTGATGATGCTTCCCCGCGAAGAGGAACCGCAAATCAAGGTGCCCATGGTGGACGTGATGGTCCAGATGCCCGGAGCCAATGTGCAGGAGGTGGAGAAACGTGTCACTTCCCCGATGGAAAAATTGCTTTGGGAAATCCCTGGCGTAGAATACGTCTATTCCACCTCCATGCCGGGAGCATCCATGGTCATCGTGCGTTTTGAGGTCGGTTCCGATCTCGAGGCGAGCCTCATCAAGCTCAACCAGAAACTCGAAACCAATTTTGACCGCATCCCCAAAGGAGTCAGTCCACCCCTGATCAAGCCTCACACCATTGATGATGTGCCCATCGCATCCCTCACACTGCATGGCGAGAACTACGATCACTACACCTTGCGCCGGGTCGCAGCGATGCTTGAGGATCAGATCAAGCGCATTGATGATGTCTCAGAAACACGCATCATCGGTGGCAACCGTCGGCAGGTGCGGGTGATGCTCGATCCCGCACGCCTGGCCTCCCGCAATCTCAGTCCACAGGAGCTGGTACAGCGCTTGCAGGCCAGTAACCAGCAGTCCCATTCCGGTTCTCTGGTTGCGGCTGATGAGGTGGTCCTGATGCAGACAGGGCATTTTTACCAGTCGACCCGCGAAGTGGAGCGCACCGTGGTCGGCGTATTTGGGGACAAACCCGTCTACCTCGAGGAGGTCGCAAGCGTCATCGATGGTCCCGAAGAACCCAGGGACTATGTGCTGCATGGGACTGCCGATTCCGTCGAACCCGCCGTCACGATTTCCATCGCCAAGCGTCCGGGTGCCAATGCCGTCTGGGTGGTGAAAAGCATCGTGGAAAAGGTCGACTCGCTCAAGGGAGACCTCATTCCGCTCGACATGGAGGTCACGCTGACACGTGACTACGGAGAGACCGCAGCCGAAAAATCGAACGAGCTGCTGCTGCACATGGGCATCGCTGTTTTTGGAGTGGCCGTGCTCATCCTCTTTTTTCTCGGATGGCGGGAATCCATCGTCGTTCTGCTCGCGATCCCGTCAACACTCGCACTGACCCTGCTCGTGTTCTACCTGTATGGCTACACACTCAACCGCATCACGCTGTTCGCACTGATTTTTTCCATTGGGATTCTCGTGGATGATGCCATCGTCGTCGTCGAAAACATCGTGCGCCATGTGCGCATGCCCAGCTCGCGCAACAAACCCATTCTGGAAATTGCGCTCGAGGCCGTTGACGAGGTGGGGAACCCGACCATCCTCGCCACATGGGCCGTCATCGCGGCCATTCTGCCGATGGCCTTCGTCGGAGGCTTGATGGGACCCTACATGCGGCCCATTCCAATCGGTGCCTCCGCTGCGATGTTTTTCAGCATGATCATCGCATTCTCCGTCACCCCCTGGGCGGCGGTCAAGGTGCTCGGTCGTCACCTTAGTTCGCAGAAGGGACAGTCCGACTCCGCTGACGGTGAGGATCACGCCCCGGATGACTGGTCCACACGCCTCTACCATCGGGTGATGGATCCCCTGCTTGCAAAGCCGGTATGGCGCTGGTCCTTCCTAGGCGTCATCACCCTGCTGCTGCTCGGTGCCATGTCCATGGTCGGCACGGGTATGGTCACGCTCAAGATGTTGCCATTTGACAACAAGAGTGAGTTTCAAATCATCCTCAACAGTCCGGAAGGCACCACGCTGGAGCAAACCGCAGCTGTGGCCAAAGAAATCGCCGATGCCATCAAAAATGAACCGGAGGTGGTCAACTATCAAATCTACGCTGGCACCGCTGCCCCTTTCAATTTCAACGGTCTGGTACGCCACTACTTCGCCCGATCCGGTCCAACCGTAGCCGATATTCAGGTCAACCTGTCCGCAAAACACCACCGCAAGCAGCAGAGCCACGACATCGCCACACGGATTCGACCCGCAGTGGAGGCCGTAGCCAGCAAACACGGCATCGCTGTGGCCATCGCAGAAGTTCCACCGGGACCTCCAGTACTGCAAACCCTCGTCGCCGAGATCTACGGTCCCAGCCACGAATCGCGCGTGGCCCTTGCCAGCGAGGTGAAGCGCATTCTTGAGGAAGAAACAGGCGTGGTCGATGTCGACTGGTATGTCGAATCTGCCCAGCGCAAGCTCGAGTTCGTCATCCACAAGGAAAAGGCCGCACAGAACGGAATTTCCCAACAGGACCTCACCCAGACCCTGCAACTGGCCACCAGTGGATACCCGGCCGATCTACTGCACCTGCCGTCAGAACAGGAGGATGTTCAGATCATATTCGAGCTGCCCAGGGATCAGCGTTCACGCGCACACGATCTGCTCAACCTCCAGATCCGCTCGAGCCAGCATCCACAGTCACCGCTGGTGCCGGTCAGCGAACTCGTGGAGATTCGCGAGTCCTGGACCGAATCCTACCGTTACCATAAAAACCTGAAACCCGTGATCTATGTCACAGCGGATGTGTCCGGTGGTTCCGAAAGCCCGGCCTACTCCATCTTTTCCATCAATGAGCGACTCAAGGAATTGAGCGCAAAAGATTTTGGCGGAACCGGTGACGCCATCCAGCTGTATAACCTCAACCACCCCTTCAGTGAGTCCGAACCCAGTATCAAATGGGACGGGGAGTGGCACATCACGCTGGAGGTCTTTCGCGACCTTGGCATCGCGTTCGCGATTGTGCTCATCCTCATCTACATGCTCATGGTTGGCTGGTTCAAGAACTACCTCACCCCACTGGTCGTCATGGTCGCGATACCGTTCTCACTGGTGGGCATTCTACCCGCCCACTGGGCGATGGGAGCCTATTTCACCGCCACTTCCATGATCGGATTCATGGCCGGAGCTGGCATCGTCGTGCGCAATTCGATCATTCTCGTCGACTTCATTGAGCTGCGCATGCAGCACGGACTTCCGCTGGCCGAAGCCGTGGTGGAAGCTGGTGCGATTCGCTTCCGACCGATGTTGTTGACCGCGCTTGCAGTGGTCGTCGGCGCAAGTGTCATTCTTGCCGACCCGATTTTCCAGGGACTGGCCATCTCCCTGATGTTTGGGGAAATTGCCTCGCTGCTAATCAGCCGCATGGCGGTTCCGGTAATCTATTTCATGGTGAATCGCAAGGGTCATGCGTGA
- a CDS encoding MBOAT family protein, translating to MLFSSPEFIFFFLPGVFGMYLLLVRWAGSAFSGAFLAAASLFFYAWWKPIYLPLILISIGVNYALTRCILLHEQRSQAMRKRGLWIGVAFNLGLLGYFKYAWFAVETAALVVGSDFRIERVVLPLAISFFTFQQIAFLVDAWKGEVRQLRFSSYVLFVSFFPQLIAGPIVHHREMMPQFESAQRTRWPGWLNLETGVRIFLIGLAKKLILADSLAVYADAGWSDPGSLQFAGAWATTLCYTFQLYFDFSGYSDMALGAARFFGIHLPINFNSPYKARNLQDFWARWHMTLSRWLRDYLYIPLGGNRRGRLLTYRNLFLTFLLGGIWHGAGWTFVLWGCLHGVGCIVHRIWSGYGKSLPLPFAWALTFVYVHVGWVFFRAPTMADARTMLASLCGANGFEAFPAQRAWVADLMQLQWVNPTASHLEQAGLLTSGVLVWLILCFALAVGCRNGVESTLKQPLRRPVVQAWAYALLALACILFSIRAEQSPFLYFNF from the coding sequence ATGTTGTTCAGCTCACCCGAGTTCATCTTCTTTTTCCTGCCAGGCGTCTTCGGCATGTATTTGCTATTGGTGCGTTGGGCGGGCAGTGCGTTTTCGGGCGCTTTTCTGGCGGCGGCATCCCTGTTTTTCTATGCCTGGTGGAAGCCCATCTATCTGCCCCTGATCCTGATTTCGATCGGGGTGAACTATGCGCTGACCCGGTGCATTCTGCTGCACGAACAGCGTTCTCAGGCCATGCGAAAACGGGGTCTGTGGATCGGAGTTGCCTTCAATTTGGGCCTGCTAGGCTATTTCAAGTATGCGTGGTTTGCAGTTGAGACGGCTGCGCTGGTGGTAGGGAGTGACTTTCGCATCGAACGCGTGGTGCTGCCGTTGGCGATCAGCTTTTTCACATTCCAGCAAATCGCCTTTCTTGTGGACGCATGGAAGGGTGAGGTCCGGCAGCTGCGCTTTTCGAGCTATGTGCTCTTTGTGTCGTTTTTTCCACAGCTGATTGCGGGGCCGATTGTGCATCATCGTGAGATGATGCCGCAATTTGAAAGTGCGCAGCGAACACGCTGGCCCGGGTGGCTGAATCTGGAGACGGGGGTGCGCATTTTCCTGATTGGACTGGCGAAAAAACTGATCCTTGCCGACTCACTGGCGGTGTATGCCGATGCGGGGTGGAGCGATCCTGGCAGTCTGCAGTTCGCCGGTGCCTGGGCCACAACACTGTGTTACACCTTTCAGCTTTACTTCGATTTCTCCGGCTATTCGGACATGGCGTTGGGGGCAGCCCGGTTTTTTGGCATCCACCTGCCCATCAACTTCAACTCTCCCTACAAAGCCCGGAATTTACAGGACTTTTGGGCGCGCTGGCACATGACACTGTCACGCTGGTTGCGGGATTATCTTTACATCCCTCTCGGAGGGAACCGGCGGGGGCGACTGCTGACGTATCGCAACCTGTTCCTGACCTTTTTATTGGGGGGCATCTGGCATGGTGCGGGTTGGACCTTTGTGCTGTGGGGTTGCCTGCATGGAGTGGGCTGCATCGTGCACCGGATCTGGTCGGGGTATGGAAAATCCCTTCCACTGCCATTTGCGTGGGCACTGACCTTTGTTTACGTGCACGTGGGATGGGTGTTTTTCCGAGCACCCACGATGGCAGATGCGCGAACAATGCTTGCGTCGCTTTGTGGTGCAAACGGATTTGAAGCATTTCCCGCACAACGTGCCTGGGTTGCGGATTTGATGCAGTTGCAGTGGGTAAATCCAACGGCATCCCATCTGGAACAGGCGGGACTGCTCACGAGTGGGGTGCTGGTGTGGCTGATCCTTTGTTTTGCATTGGCTGTGGGCTGTCGCAATGGTGTGGAGTCGACCCTGAAGCAACCCCTGCGACGGCCAGTGGTTCAGGCATGGGCTTATGCGCTGTTGGCGCTTGCCTGCATCCTGTTTTCGATCCGCGCGGAACAAAGCCCATTTCTCTATTTCAACTTTTGA
- a CDS encoding energy transducer TonB has protein sequence MKTFKLLLLVALGCMPIHGILAQKIALALHENQFHLIQSMDRDRFVVLTQSGETKLPVQQTRMVLSQATGYLPGYVSVEKESTASSDFDEENRNIADTFVFVHEATLTANRNLEKAFVCYQWSRADESTYIVALPLESMRKANSIHLRNRLYIPNRFKLVDPTIHYMAMGFEVGTSKDLEAEPPSPYAFACEQAGVSQLPDGNLKPLHMVPNPPIKDAEGNVRSGYVHLKISVDAEGYVTAIEPKKYSEWVFAKAVQMTAPLFLFQPKIENGKPVSTSVVVPFKF, from the coding sequence ATGAAAACGTTTAAGCTACTGCTTCTGGTCGCGCTTGGCTGCATGCCGATTCACGGCATTCTGGCCCAGAAAATTGCATTGGCACTGCACGAGAATCAATTCCATCTCATCCAATCCATGGACCGGGATCGCTTTGTCGTGCTGACCCAGTCGGGCGAGACCAAACTTCCCGTTCAACAGACACGCATGGTGTTGTCACAAGCGACGGGTTATCTGCCGGGATACGTTTCGGTGGAGAAGGAATCGACAGCGAGCAGCGATTTTGATGAAGAAAACCGGAACATTGCGGATACTTTCGTGTTTGTGCACGAAGCCACGCTCACCGCGAACCGGAATCTTGAGAAGGCATTTGTCTGTTACCAGTGGTCCCGTGCGGATGAGAGCACGTACATTGTTGCTCTGCCACTTGAATCCATGCGCAAGGCAAACTCGATTCACTTGCGCAATCGGCTCTACATCCCCAATCGCTTCAAGCTCGTGGATCCAACGATCCACTACATGGCCATGGGGTTTGAGGTTGGCACCTCGAAGGATCTCGAAGCGGAACCGCCAAGCCCCTATGCGTTTGCCTGTGAGCAAGCAGGCGTGAGTCAATTGCCAGACGGGAACCTCAAGCCCTTGCACATGGTACCGAATCCACCGATCAAAGATGCCGAGGGAAATGTGCGCAGTGGCTATGTTCACCTGAAGATCAGTGTGGACGCGGAGGGTTATGTTACCGCGATTGAACCGAAGAAATATTCGGAATGGGTGTTCGCCAAAGCCGTGCAGATGACGGCTCCATTGTTTCTGTTTCAACCCAAAATTGAAAACGGAAAGCCAGTTTCGACAAGTGTGGTCGTGCCCTTCAAGTTCTAG